One stretch of Priestia megaterium DNA includes these proteins:
- a CDS encoding thiamine pyrophosphate-dependent dehydrogenase E1 component subunit alpha produces MKTAQNKTEKLTKEKASWMYQKMVEIRKFEDEVHQIFAKGVLPGFVHLYAGEEAVAVGMCAHLNDSDSITSTHRGHGHCIAKGGDLDGMMAELFGKVTGLGKGKGGSMHIADLDKGILGANGIVGGGFPLACGSALTSKYKKTKDVSVCFFGDGAGNEGTFHEGINLAAIWKLPVVFVAENNGYGEATPFSYASSCSAIADRAASYNIPGVRVDGKDVMAVYEAAAEAIQRARRGEGPTLIECVTYRNYGHFEGDAQTYKSGNEKKEHLQEKDAIALFENYLLSEQVVTEKELRDIDDDVEKAVKRAVELAETSDYPDASELLTDVYISY; encoded by the coding sequence ATGAAAACTGCTCAAAATAAAACAGAAAAGCTCACGAAAGAAAAAGCCAGCTGGATGTATCAGAAAATGGTAGAAATTCGAAAGTTTGAAGATGAAGTACATCAAATTTTCGCAAAAGGAGTACTGCCTGGTTTTGTTCATTTGTATGCAGGTGAAGAAGCAGTCGCGGTTGGAATGTGCGCTCATCTTAACGATAGTGACAGTATTACGAGCACTCATCGCGGACACGGCCATTGTATTGCTAAAGGCGGCGATTTAGATGGAATGATGGCTGAACTTTTTGGAAAGGTAACCGGGTTAGGCAAAGGAAAAGGCGGATCCATGCATATCGCGGATTTGGATAAAGGAATTTTAGGAGCAAATGGAATTGTCGGAGGAGGCTTTCCGCTTGCATGTGGTTCTGCTTTAACCTCTAAGTATAAAAAGACAAAAGATGTAAGCGTTTGCTTTTTTGGCGACGGAGCGGGCAATGAAGGAACGTTTCATGAAGGAATTAACTTAGCAGCCATTTGGAAACTGCCGGTTGTTTTTGTTGCTGAAAATAATGGCTACGGAGAGGCAACTCCATTTTCTTATGCTTCAAGCTGCAGCGCAATTGCAGACCGTGCAGCATCTTATAACATTCCAGGCGTACGAGTGGATGGAAAAGACGTGATGGCTGTTTATGAAGCAGCTGCAGAAGCTATCCAAAGAGCTCGCAGAGGGGAAGGTCCAACATTAATTGAATGTGTAACGTATCGAAATTACGGGCATTTCGAAGGCGACGCACAAACGTATAAATCAGGAAATGAAAAGAAAGAACATCTTCAGGAAAAAGATGCTATTGCTCTTTTTGAAAACTATTTGCTTTCAGAACAAGTAGTAACAGAAAAAGAGCTAAGAGATATTGATGATGATGTAGAAAAAGCAGTAAAACGCGCAGTGGAGCTAGCAGAAACAAGCGATTATCCTGATGCTTCGGAACTATTAACGGATGTTTATATATCTTACTAA
- a CDS encoding alpha-ketoacid dehydrogenase subunit beta, producing the protein MTRKLSMSEAINEAMKLAMRKDENVILLGEDVAGGAEIDHLQDDEAWGGVLGVTKGLVQEFGRERILDTPISEAAYIGAAMGAAATGLRPVAELMFNDFIGCCLDQVLNQGAKFRYMFGGKAEVPVTIRTTHGAGFRAAAQHSQSLYALFTSIPGIKVVVPSNPYDAKGLLLAAIEDNDPVIFFEDKTLYNMKGEVPEGYYTIPLGKADVKREGTDLTIVAIGKQVNTALTAADQLSHKGIDVEVVDPRSLSPFDEETILSSVEKTNRLIVIDEANPRCSIATDIAALVADKGFDMLDAPIKRITAPHTPVPFSPPLEDIYLPTPQKVIEVVSELLGDKSLLSV; encoded by the coding sequence ATGACTAGAAAATTAAGCATGTCTGAAGCTATTAACGAAGCTATGAAACTAGCGATGCGAAAAGATGAGAATGTGATTCTTTTGGGAGAAGATGTAGCTGGCGGAGCGGAAATTGACCACCTGCAAGATGATGAGGCGTGGGGCGGGGTCCTTGGAGTTACGAAGGGGCTTGTACAAGAATTTGGACGTGAAAGAATTCTTGATACGCCTATTTCAGAAGCAGCTTATATAGGAGCTGCAATGGGAGCGGCAGCTACAGGGTTAAGACCGGTTGCAGAATTAATGTTTAATGACTTTATTGGCTGCTGTTTAGATCAAGTGCTAAATCAAGGTGCTAAATTTAGATACATGTTTGGAGGAAAAGCAGAAGTGCCCGTCACGATTCGAACGACTCATGGAGCAGGATTTAGGGCTGCAGCTCAGCATTCTCAGAGCTTGTACGCTTTGTTCACTAGCATTCCTGGCATTAAAGTAGTGGTGCCTTCTAACCCTTACGATGCAAAAGGATTATTGTTGGCAGCAATCGAAGACAATGATCCGGTTATCTTTTTTGAAGACAAAACATTGTACAACATGAAAGGAGAGGTTCCTGAAGGCTACTATACGATTCCGTTAGGGAAAGCTGACGTGAAACGCGAAGGAACAGATTTAACCATTGTAGCAATTGGAAAACAAGTAAATACTGCACTTACGGCAGCAGATCAATTATCTCACAAGGGAATTGACGTAGAAGTAGTCGATCCGCGAAGTCTATCACCTTTTGATGAAGAGACCATTCTTTCGTCTGTAGAAAAAACAAATCGATTAATTGTCATTGATGAAGCCAATCCAAGATGCAGCATAGCAACAGATATTGCTGCGCTAGTTGCCGATAAAGGATTTGACATGCTTGATGCACCTATTAAACGAATTACAGCACCACATACACCTGTGCCATTTTCTCCTCCATTAGAAGATATTTATCTGCCAACGCCACAAAAAGTAATTGAAGTTGTATCGGAGTTACTAGGAGATAAATCGCTTCTAAGCGTGTAA
- a CDS encoding dihydrolipoamide acetyltransferase family protein, protein MAAEVVMPKLGMAMKEGTVSTWNKKVGDSVSKGDMIASINSEKIEMEIEAPQDGVILDILVQEDVGVPPGTIICYVGKPNEQLTEQNSSANELQAPKNEVAAAVSLEEPPANAAPSKKRKETVLISPIARKIAESENLNVETIKGTGPKGRITKADVEKVLAERASEASPPSVERDNLAINKETLPVAGMRKVIAGRMHNSLLNSAQLTINMKADVTDLLSLQREIKDVIQQRHKVKISLTDFIARAVVLSLQEHKQMNSAYIDNEIHLYNHVHLGMAVALENGLVVPVIQHAEKMSLVELAAELKTRAANARQGQLSADRMQGSTFTITNLGAYGVEYFTPVLNPPETGILGVGATEDVPMYQGDELQKRNLLPLSLTFDHRVLDGAPAANFLGTIKQYLEQPILLLL, encoded by the coding sequence ATGGCTGCAGAGGTTGTAATGCCAAAACTAGGCATGGCAATGAAAGAAGGAACCGTTTCGACATGGAACAAAAAAGTTGGAGACTCCGTTTCAAAAGGAGATATGATTGCAAGCATTAATTCTGAAAAAATAGAAATGGAGATTGAAGCTCCGCAGGACGGCGTGATTCTTGATATTCTTGTGCAAGAAGATGTAGGAGTGCCTCCTGGAACGATTATCTGTTATGTTGGAAAGCCAAACGAGCAGCTTACTGAGCAAAACAGTTCAGCAAATGAGCTGCAAGCGCCTAAAAACGAGGTAGCGGCTGCTGTCTCTTTAGAAGAGCCACCAGCAAACGCAGCTCCATCAAAAAAGAGGAAAGAAACTGTGCTTATTTCACCAATTGCACGGAAAATAGCAGAATCTGAAAACCTTAATGTTGAAACGATTAAAGGCACAGGACCAAAAGGAAGAATCACAAAAGCAGATGTGGAGAAAGTGCTGGCGGAAAGAGCTTCAGAAGCGAGTCCCCCATCGGTAGAAAGAGATAACCTCGCTATAAACAAAGAAACGCTTCCAGTAGCGGGCATGAGGAAAGTCATTGCAGGTCGAATGCATAATAGTTTATTAAACAGTGCCCAATTAACGATTAATATGAAAGCTGACGTGACGGATTTACTGTCTCTTCAGAGAGAAATCAAAGATGTGATCCAACAACGCCATAAGGTGAAAATCTCTCTAACCGATTTTATTGCTCGCGCTGTTGTTCTTTCACTTCAAGAACATAAACAAATGAACAGTGCCTATATAGATAACGAAATTCATCTCTATAACCATGTTCATCTTGGAATGGCCGTAGCTTTAGAAAATGGGTTAGTTGTTCCTGTTATACAACATGCTGAAAAGATGTCGTTAGTTGAATTAGCTGCAGAGCTTAAAACACGAGCAGCGAATGCTCGGCAAGGTCAGCTGAGTGCTGATAGAATGCAAGGTTCTACATTTACTATTACTAATCTAGGTGCTTACGGAGTAGAGTATTTTACACCTGTATTAAACCCGCCTGAAACAGGAATTCTTGGTGTTGGAGCTACTGAAGATGTACCGATGTATCAAGGAGACGAATTACAAAAAAGAAACTTGCTGCCTTTAAGCCTGACGTTTGATCATCGCGTACTGGACGGAGCACCTGCAGCTAATTTCCTTGGAACCATCAAACAATACTTAGAACAGCCTATTTTACTACTCTTATAG
- the lpdA gene encoding dihydrolipoyl dehydrogenase, producing MNNLVVIGGGPAGYVAAITAARQGKKVTLIEQKDLGGTCLNEGCMPTKSLLASAETYEKIKKAEQFGITLPLEQVKINWDGVQHHKTNIVKKLVQGIGYLMKKNSIKVMKGEASFLTNHRLAVRNENQVEEVEAEQFIIAAGSEPASLPFSPFDGKWIIHSGQAMSLPAIPSSLLIVGGGVIGCEFASIYSQMGTKVTIVEAAEQLLPGEDPDIAFTLREELEKKGVAIYTSSSLTEMQPEDKTALFKHKEELHELQSDYALISIGRKPRVLGLGLEKVGIHFSKQGIDVNEHMQTNIPNIYACGDVVGGIQLAHVAFHEGTVAALHACGKDKNVNYRAVPRCIYTHPEIASVGMTEKQARDAYGDIRVGEFSFTANGKAMIANESVGKVKVIVEPQFNEIIGLSIVGSHATELIGQGTIMLHGELTTDVMEDFIAAHPTLSEAIHEALLHSAGQAVHS from the coding sequence GTGAATAATTTAGTTGTGATTGGCGGCGGTCCTGCAGGATATGTGGCTGCAATCACTGCCGCCCGGCAAGGAAAAAAAGTTACGTTAATTGAACAAAAAGATTTAGGGGGAACATGTTTAAATGAGGGCTGTATGCCAACAAAGTCATTATTAGCAAGCGCGGAAACCTATGAGAAAATTAAGAAAGCTGAGCAATTCGGCATCACTCTTCCTTTAGAACAAGTGAAAATTAACTGGGATGGCGTTCAGCATCATAAAACAAACATTGTTAAAAAACTGGTTCAGGGAATTGGCTATTTGATGAAAAAAAACAGTATTAAAGTCATGAAAGGAGAAGCTTCCTTTTTGACAAATCATCGTCTAGCCGTGCGGAACGAAAATCAAGTAGAAGAGGTAGAGGCTGAACAGTTTATTATTGCTGCGGGTTCAGAACCTGCTAGCCTGCCATTTTCTCCATTTGATGGAAAATGGATCATTCACAGTGGACAAGCGATGTCGCTGCCTGCTATCCCTTCATCTCTTTTAATAGTAGGAGGGGGTGTAATTGGGTGTGAATTTGCAAGCATTTACAGCCAAATGGGAACAAAAGTAACGATTGTGGAAGCGGCAGAACAGCTGCTTCCTGGTGAAGATCCCGATATCGCATTTACGTTACGGGAAGAGTTAGAGAAAAAAGGCGTAGCGATTTATACATCCTCTTCGTTAACAGAAATGCAGCCAGAAGATAAAACAGCTCTATTTAAACATAAAGAAGAGCTGCATGAACTGCAATCTGACTATGCATTAATTTCAATTGGAAGAAAACCTAGAGTGCTAGGTTTAGGTTTAGAAAAGGTTGGCATACATTTTTCAAAACAAGGAATTGATGTTAATGAGCATATGCAAACGAATATACCTAATATCTATGCTTGTGGAGATGTAGTTGGCGGAATTCAGCTTGCTCATGTAGCCTTTCATGAAGGCACAGTTGCTGCTTTGCACGCATGTGGAAAAGATAAGAACGTAAATTACCGAGCTGTACCACGCTGCATCTATACTCATCCTGAAATTGCAAGTGTCGGTATGACAGAAAAGCAGGCCCGAGACGCATACGGCGATATTCGTGTCGGAGAATTCTCGTTTACGGCAAACGGCAAAGCAATGATTGCAAATGAGTCCGTTGGAAAAGTGAAGGTAATAGTAGAACCACAGTTTAATGAAATTATTGGGCTTTCCATTGTAGGTTCACATGCTACAGAATTAATTGGACAAGGAACCATCATGCTGCACGGAGAATTGACCACAGATGTAATGGAAGATTTTATTGCTGCTCATCCTACATTATCCGAAGCAATTCATGAAGCTCTTTTGCATTCAGCGGGTCAGGCCGTTCACTCCTGA
- a CDS encoding sigma-54-dependent Fis family transcriptional regulator has product MESTLSLNTWKRFVNEGALESSRLNDIIVKSWHRCKSADVNPYLDKGRSILRNEAFHSRKQMNSLFLDTALPHLERIKQSTADLGMVALLIDPEGYILSITGNRLTLNEARKINFVEGACWTEKEVGTNAIGTALQTEEPIMITGTEHYSIASHQWSCSAAPVRNDDGNLIGIINISCPVNRAHPYMLGMVTSIAYTIERELSIRMHKDEIELVHASMNFVDSKQLLLLCNYKEVIVGASTTVRECIPKWSGLQLNTIVQQGFRIVMEVPVISKRHGHSIGKIIYLSEEATHNQTTKQISAQSFCFKGEAGISRSFQQTLEEIKHAAPTDTTVYILGETGTGKEVVARTIHENSSRKNGPFIALNCGAIPKELMESELFGYVEGAFTGARRQGYQGKFEQANHGTIFLDEIGELPHSMQVSLLRVLQERKVTPVGSNQEISVDIRIITATHRDLRQLVSEGKFREDLYYRLHVYPVHVPPLRERKEDIPHLMRYFCQKNAWNMNFPKELVDKLIDYQWPGNIRELFNVLERLKISLKTEAEKERILNYLSSLNLGGQKNISHSDTSQEIEDNDSTSLPALTFREKVQKDLMMDALRKTQGNVSLAAKLLDIPRSTFYNRLKKFNL; this is encoded by the coding sequence ATGGAATCCACACTTTCTTTAAACACATGGAAACGTTTTGTAAACGAAGGGGCACTTGAATCCTCAAGGTTAAACGACATTATTGTAAAGTCATGGCATCGTTGTAAAAGCGCAGATGTTAATCCTTACCTAGATAAAGGCAGATCGATTCTAAGAAATGAAGCCTTTCATTCTCGAAAACAAATGAACTCTTTATTTCTTGATACGGCTTTGCCGCACTTAGAAAGAATAAAACAGTCAACGGCGGATTTAGGAATGGTTGCTCTATTAATTGACCCAGAAGGCTATATTCTATCTATTACAGGAAATAGACTTACATTGAATGAAGCAAGGAAAATTAATTTTGTGGAAGGAGCCTGTTGGACAGAGAAAGAAGTAGGAACAAATGCAATCGGCACGGCTCTGCAAACTGAAGAGCCCATTATGATAACGGGTACAGAACATTATTCGATTGCTTCGCATCAATGGAGCTGTTCAGCAGCGCCTGTTCGAAATGACGACGGAAATTTAATTGGGATTATTAATATTTCTTGTCCTGTAAACAGAGCTCACCCTTATATGCTTGGAATGGTTACGTCCATCGCGTATACAATTGAGCGGGAATTAAGCATTCGAATGCACAAAGACGAAATTGAGTTGGTTCATGCTTCTATGAATTTTGTTGATAGCAAGCAGCTCTTGCTGCTTTGCAATTACAAAGAAGTGATTGTAGGAGCAAGTACAACCGTTCGGGAATGTATACCAAAATGGTCAGGCCTGCAGTTGAACACGATTGTACAACAGGGATTTCGTATAGTGATGGAAGTGCCTGTAATTTCAAAAAGACACGGTCATTCTATTGGAAAGATTATTTATTTATCAGAAGAAGCAACTCATAACCAAACAACTAAACAGATCTCTGCTCAATCATTTTGTTTTAAAGGAGAAGCAGGCATAAGCCGTTCCTTTCAGCAAACACTAGAAGAAATAAAGCATGCGGCTCCTACGGATACAACGGTCTATATTTTAGGGGAAACAGGTACTGGAAAAGAAGTAGTAGCCCGAACGATTCATGAAAACAGTTCGCGTAAAAACGGGCCTTTTATTGCTCTTAATTGTGGTGCCATTCCGAAGGAACTTATGGAAAGTGAATTATTTGGCTATGTGGAAGGAGCGTTTACAGGAGCACGGCGTCAAGGATATCAAGGAAAGTTTGAGCAGGCTAATCACGGTACGATTTTTCTTGATGAAATAGGTGAACTTCCTCATTCTATGCAAGTTTCTTTGTTAAGAGTATTGCAAGAGCGCAAGGTAACGCCTGTTGGAAGCAATCAGGAAATTTCGGTAGACATCCGGATTATTACCGCTACTCATCGAGATCTTCGTCAACTTGTCAGTGAAGGGAAGTTTCGAGAAGATTTATACTATCGACTTCACGTGTATCCCGTGCATGTTCCGCCTTTGCGAGAAAGGAAAGAAGATATTCCACATCTGATGCGCTACTTTTGTCAAAAGAATGCTTGGAATATGAATTTCCCCAAGGAATTAGTAGATAAATTAATAGATTACCAGTGGCCCGGCAATATTCGAGAATTATTTAATGTACTTGAACGCTTGAAGATCTCGCTTAAAACAGAAGCAGAAAAAGAGAGGATATTGAATTATTTAAGTTCTTTAAATCTTGGTGGCCAGAAGAACATCTCTCACTCTGATACTTCACAAGAAATAGAAGACAATGATTCTACGTCCCTACCCGCACTCACATTTCGTGAAAAAGTTCAAAAAGACCTAATGATGGATGCTTTACGTAAAACACAGGGAAATGTGTCACTTGCCGCTAAGCTGTTAGATATACCAAGAAGTACATTTTATAACAGATTAAAAAAATTCAATTTGTAA
- a CDS encoding 2,3-butanediol dehydrogenase: MKALRWHGVKDVRLEHIAEPTVSQGKVKIKVEWCGICGSDLHEYTAGPIFIPTEESHPLSKDKAPVVLGHEFSGQVVEIGEGITNVKVGDRVVVEPIYACGECEGCKQGKYNLCNKMGFYGLAGGGGGFSEYASIPVEMIHKIPETVSYEQGALVEPSAVALHAVRQSKLKVGDKAAVFGTGPIGLLVIEALKASGASEIYAIELSEQRRQKAEELGAIVINPQEYDPVAEVHKRTGGGADVSYEVTGVPLVLTQAINSTKSGGETMIVSIFEKEASIHPQTIVLQERTVTGIIGYRDVFPAVISLMAKGYFSADKLVTKRIKLENVIEEGFETLLKEREQVKILVKAE; encoded by the coding sequence ATGAAAGCATTAAGATGGCATGGCGTTAAAGATGTAAGGTTAGAACATATTGCAGAACCTACCGTCTCTCAAGGGAAAGTGAAAATTAAAGTAGAATGGTGTGGAATTTGCGGAAGTGATTTGCATGAGTACACGGCAGGACCAATTTTTATTCCTACAGAAGAATCCCATCCATTAAGCAAAGATAAAGCGCCGGTTGTGCTGGGGCATGAATTTTCTGGACAAGTTGTAGAAATCGGAGAAGGTATTACGAATGTAAAAGTCGGAGACAGAGTAGTAGTAGAACCTATCTATGCATGCGGAGAGTGTGAAGGCTGTAAACAAGGAAAGTATAATCTTTGTAATAAAATGGGGTTTTATGGTCTTGCAGGAGGAGGCGGAGGTTTTTCTGAGTATGCCTCCATACCGGTAGAAATGATTCATAAAATACCGGAAACGGTGTCTTACGAGCAAGGAGCTCTGGTAGAGCCTTCAGCTGTGGCTCTTCATGCTGTGCGCCAAAGCAAACTAAAGGTAGGGGATAAAGCCGCTGTATTTGGGACGGGGCCAATCGGTTTGTTAGTCATTGAAGCGTTAAAGGCATCGGGTGCATCTGAAATTTATGCCATTGAACTATCGGAACAGCGTAGACAGAAAGCAGAAGAACTTGGGGCGATTGTCATTAACCCGCAAGAATACGATCCCGTAGCAGAAGTACATAAGCGCACAGGCGGAGGTGCAGATGTTTCATACGAAGTTACAGGTGTTCCCTTAGTTTTAACTCAAGCCATTAACTCTACCAAAAGTGGCGGAGAGACAATGATTGTTAGTATATTTGAAAAAGAAGCGTCCATTCATCCCCAAACAATCGTTTTACAGGAGCGTACAGTAACAGGTATTATTGGCTACCGCGATGTATTTCCAGCGGTTATTAGTTTAATGGCAAAAGGATATTTTTCTGCTGATAAACTGGTGACAAAACGTATCAAGCTAGAGAATGTGATTGAAGAAGGTTTTGAGACATTGTTAAAAGAAAGAGAACAGGTGAAAATTTTGGTGAAAGCTGAATAA
- a CDS encoding cystathionine gamma-synthase family protein, producing the protein MTDKQFRNVQDGTKAVWAGEKESLAYNATQVPVVFSVAYNYDDVDEWQEVALGNKPGYTYNRMSNPTVKAFEEKVRILEEAEEAVAFSSGMAAISSTLYTFLKPGDRVVSVKDTYGGTNKIFTEFLPNIGVDVTLCNTGNHEEIEAEVNKGCKVLYLESPTNPTMKIIDIERTAKAGKSVGAVVIIDNTFATPINQNPLQLGVDFVIHSATKFLSGHADALGGVVCGSKELMQHVYHYREINGATMDPMSAYLILRGMKTLKLRIRQQERSALEIAKFLQKKEAVEAVYYPGLETHPHHHIAKKQMKGFGGILSFVLKGEMEAIKILLPKLTYANKAGNLGAVETIYGPARTTSHVECTLEERKALGISEGLVRISVGIEDTEDLIADLEQAFAHLESASSISN; encoded by the coding sequence ATGACAGACAAACAGTTTAGAAATGTACAAGACGGAACAAAAGCGGTATGGGCAGGAGAAAAAGAATCGCTTGCTTACAATGCCACTCAAGTTCCTGTCGTCTTCAGCGTAGCTTATAATTATGATGATGTAGACGAATGGCAAGAAGTTGCGTTAGGAAACAAACCAGGCTATACGTATAATCGCATGAGTAATCCTACGGTTAAAGCTTTTGAAGAAAAAGTAAGGATACTTGAAGAAGCAGAAGAAGCGGTCGCATTTTCCTCCGGAATGGCGGCTATTAGCAGCACATTATACACTTTTTTAAAACCGGGAGACCGCGTCGTATCGGTAAAAGATACATATGGAGGAACAAATAAAATCTTCACTGAGTTCCTTCCTAACATCGGAGTTGATGTAACCTTATGCAATACGGGAAATCATGAAGAAATTGAAGCGGAAGTAAATAAAGGATGTAAAGTGCTATATTTAGAGTCGCCTACAAATCCTACGATGAAAATTATTGATATTGAAAGAACAGCGAAAGCAGGAAAATCGGTAGGGGCAGTCGTCATTATTGATAATACATTTGCGACACCCATTAATCAAAACCCTCTTCAATTAGGGGTAGATTTTGTCATTCACAGCGCAACAAAATTTTTAAGCGGACATGCGGATGCCTTAGGAGGGGTAGTATGCGGCTCTAAAGAATTAATGCAGCATGTGTATCACTACCGTGAGATCAATGGCGCGACCATGGATCCCATGTCAGCGTATCTTATTTTAAGAGGAATGAAAACGTTAAAATTACGTATACGTCAACAAGAACGAAGTGCTTTGGAAATTGCTAAATTTCTTCAAAAGAAAGAAGCTGTTGAAGCCGTCTATTATCCTGGATTGGAAACACACCCTCATCATCATATTGCCAAAAAACAAATGAAAGGCTTTGGCGGAATATTAAGCTTTGTTTTAAAAGGAGAAATGGAAGCTATTAAAATTTTGCTGCCAAAGTTAACGTATGCAAATAAAGCCGGCAATTTAGGAGCGGTTGAAACGATTTATGGACCAGCAAGAACGACTAGTCACGTAGAATGTACGCTTGAAGAACGTAAAGCCCTTGGAATATCTGAAGGACTGGTTCGCATATCTGTAGGAATTGAAGATACGGAAGATTTAATTGCAGACTTAGAACAAGCATTTGCTCACTTAGAATCCGCATCATCTATTAGTAATTAA
- a CDS encoding HTH-type transcriptional regulator Hpr translates to MSKQESEYTIKDASLFGLKLMQVSKAIWRAAEDDWEQWVKPYGLNVNEHHILCLASNTGEISMSELANLGAMHISTAFNFSKKLENQGYLHLSKRENDKRNTYIKLTESGEQLLLDTLKGYEPHNSKICKGALPLKTLYGKFPAFPELVTVVRHVCGGELVTVADQPFVNIEEVGIEENEENEEKKEVQLTSN, encoded by the coding sequence ATGTCGAAACAAGAAAGTGAATACACAATAAAAGACGCATCATTGTTTGGATTAAAATTAATGCAGGTAAGTAAAGCCATCTGGAGAGCTGCGGAAGATGACTGGGAGCAATGGGTGAAACCTTATGGTCTGAATGTAAATGAGCATCATATTTTATGTTTAGCTAGTAACACGGGAGAAATCTCTATGTCAGAGTTAGCTAATTTAGGAGCTATGCATATCTCTACAGCATTTAATTTTTCGAAAAAATTAGAAAATCAAGGGTATCTGCATTTGTCCAAAAGAGAAAATGATAAAAGAAACACCTACATCAAATTGACTGAAAGCGGAGAACAATTATTGCTTGATACGCTCAAAGGGTATGAACCACATAACAGTAAGATATGTAAAGGCGCACTTCCTTTAAAAACGTTATACGGCAAATTTCCCGCTTTTCCAGAGCTAGTAACCGTTGTTCGCCATGTTTGCGGCGGCGAGCTTGTGACCGTTGCTGATCAACCTTTTGTGAATATAGAAGAAGTGGGAATAGAAGAAAATGAAGAAAATGAAGAAAAGAAAGAAGTCCAGCTAACTAGTAATTGA
- a CDS encoding VOC family protein — MNPILNEVGTVFIPVKNIKKARDWYCDILGLIAGGDILYDHLYVIPMNGTGIVLDSKTYSKNTLFKTPAFHLNTNDIKEAYEYMKKKKVELTTGIQHNHWFTFKDPDGNHLMVCQC; from the coding sequence ATGAACCCTATATTAAATGAAGTAGGCACCGTTTTTATTCCTGTAAAGAATATAAAAAAAGCACGAGATTGGTATTGTGACATACTAGGTTTGATAGCAGGTGGAGACATTTTATATGATCATTTATATGTGATACCTATGAATGGAACAGGAATTGTATTAGATAGCAAAACTTATTCAAAAAATACGCTTTTTAAAACGCCAGCTTTTCATTTGAATACAAACGATATCAAAGAAGCTTATGAATATATGAAAAAGAAAAAAGTAGAGCTAACGACAGGAATTCAACACAATCATTGGTTTACATTTAAAGATCCGGATGGAAATCATCTGATGGTGTGTCAGTGCTGA